A window of Juglans regia cultivar Chandler chromosome 7, Walnut 2.0, whole genome shotgun sequence contains these coding sequences:
- the LOC109014357 gene encoding probable 2-oxoglutarate-dependent dioxygenase AOP1: MFAVHSRSTYGCFVAELGNKFPLELHNTMFAAAEELFDFPTETKMKLTSEQVFHGYVANPPVRESMMLNNATSSPEETQKLRNVFWPNGNDIVREGANSYAKKLAELDKIVTRMVFESYGLEKNFDAHLELTTRTLSLIKCREHHETETNEGIKSHTDKQYLTTILHQNRVRGLEIKTHDGEWIGIKVWSNDRIQASVHRVMLVENERYLVGMFAFHDGTIHVPEELVDEEHPLKYKPFNNREYAKAQATLFQQEISVKAFCGITT, encoded by the exons ATGTTTGCGGTGCACTCGAGGAGTACGTACGGTTGTTTTGTAGCAGAACTTGGCAATAAGTTTCCCCTGGAACTTCACAACACAATGTTTGCTGCAGCGGAGGAGCTGTTTGATTTCCCCACAGAAACCAAAATGAAACTCACTTCTGAACAAGTTTTCCATGGCTATGTCGCCAATCCTCCTGTCCGCGAAAGTATGATGCTTAATAACGCAACCTCCTCCCCTGAAGAAACTCAGAAGTTGAGGAATGTCTTCTGGCCCAACGGAAATGATATTGTCCG GGAGGGTGCTAATTCATACGCGAAGAAGTTGGCGGAGTTGGATAAAATTGTTACGAGAATGGTATTTGAAAGCTATGGGTTAGAGAAGAACTTTGATGCTCACTTGGAATTAACAACTCGTACTCTCTCACTTATAAAATGTAGAGAACATCATGAGACGGAGACCAATGAAGGGATTAAAAGCCATACAGACAAGCAGTACTTAACCACCATTCTTCATCAAAACCGAGTGAGGGGTCTGGAGATAAAAACACATGATGGTGAATGGATTGGGATCAAG GTATGGAGCAACGACAGGATTCAAGCAAGCGTCCATCGAGTAATGTTGGTTGAAAATGAGAGATACTTAGTCGGGATGTTTGCATTCCATGATGGGACGATACATGTGCCAGAAGAATTGGTTGACGAAGAGCACCCTTTGAAATACAAACCGTTTAATAATCGTGAATATGCCAAAGCACAAGCCACTCTATTTCAGCAAGAAATTTCAGTCAAAGCCTTTTGTGGTATTAccacttaa